Proteins encoded together in one Candidatus Hydrogenedentota bacterium window:
- a CDS encoding UvrD-helicase domain-containing protein — protein sequence MTQLTTEQLRAVEARGKLVCVDAGAGSGKTRVLVQRILHLIEHDRVNLGQIAAITFTDKAAAEMKERLRRAFREKAPPDDPRKMSFWRRLEREVDMARISTIHTFCSGILRENALSLGIDPDFAVLTEAESEVLCSEVVTATMHRLLDEDDDQAHAAASEFGIRDLDSILHELLAQRVLADRLLHPGMTAQQIAAGWAVQLPQINDELIRTCLRSRKLRHQMRLLGECEGQCADPTDKREQVRLTLLGLLRQLHNERNPSVIQDIIAQIGELRATQGKIKKWTSESAYESVKLALNDVKKCLKSAAPLEIDPELESRAAEIAAAVAHVYTKTAEALRETKRERNVLDFDDLIAIAAEVLRDTSKGEDSVCARTARGLRHILIDEFQDTDSVQYEIAQLLSQSPNGPDLFIVGDAKQSIYYFRGAEVGVFRQVRRDVRAPLPMLGNFRTAPPVLRFINSFFAASDLLAMVESPFNPLDARRESEGAARIEFLIPPAKSEKTGIEMYRNEEARMIAASLGAIAEGGIHVMDSATNQLRPARFGDAAILLRSLSNVHLYERALREAGVPYTLIAGHGFYERQEVIDFRNLLALLVDPCDELALAAFLRGPIVGLSDNALVELAGGIGAPRGVLHGFATDTSLSDATQFARLIYARDLIRKLRCERDRPLTEFVQLAFTQIGLEGVLLRQFMGRQRVGNLRKIAALAETFSGAHPPSLRAFVRYLDDMAAREIREGEAAPNVDDQHSVTVMTIHKAKGLEFPIVYVADLGREPKGGRTKTVALHKDIGFAARVIGPEGTFAAPAIHNGICRIRSDEEMAEEARLLYVAMTRARDHMFLCGKPEDAGGKSWMAAFDEQYGVCAMSDGELISGDNWQATVRRELPPRPNIVMAATETRHANIERIRKRIAPVPEVATPRTAVAATELVKAMHGRVAAAQEGADQARVPVSSRERGTLLHAFLERWDFRSDPQSAIESVLRRESLSDDAAREITHYIARVVALLGQSEIGRRIADATRVERELPFLLRIDAYLVRGTLDVLVDGATIVDYKTGVPSENELALYEAQLQLYAAALRELTGTQPEKALLALVDVEGDIVRAVDVSPPAIDRVLESARKTLPALSASCAPG from the coding sequence ATGACGCAGCTCACGACTGAACAACTGCGCGCGGTCGAAGCGCGCGGCAAGCTCGTCTGCGTCGATGCGGGCGCGGGCTCGGGCAAAACGCGTGTGCTCGTGCAGCGCATTCTGCACCTTATCGAGCACGACCGCGTGAATCTGGGCCAAATCGCCGCGATCACTTTCACCGATAAGGCCGCGGCGGAGATGAAGGAACGGCTCCGTCGCGCCTTCCGCGAGAAAGCGCCTCCGGACGACCCCAGGAAGATGTCGTTCTGGCGCAGGCTTGAGCGCGAAGTGGATATGGCGCGCATCAGCACCATTCATACGTTCTGCTCCGGCATCCTGCGGGAGAATGCGCTTTCGTTGGGAATCGATCCCGATTTCGCCGTGTTGACGGAGGCGGAATCGGAGGTGCTTTGCAGCGAAGTAGTAACCGCGACGATGCATCGACTTCTCGATGAAGATGATGACCAAGCGCACGCGGCCGCATCCGAATTCGGGATTCGCGACCTTGATTCCATCCTTCACGAACTGCTCGCGCAGCGCGTTCTCGCGGACCGCTTGTTGCATCCGGGCATGACGGCTCAGCAGATTGCGGCCGGCTGGGCCGTGCAACTTCCGCAAATCAACGATGAACTGATTCGCACCTGCCTCCGCTCGCGCAAACTGCGCCATCAGATGCGACTGCTGGGGGAGTGCGAAGGCCAATGCGCCGACCCCACCGATAAACGCGAGCAGGTTCGGCTGACTCTCCTGGGGCTGCTGCGGCAACTTCACAACGAGAGAAACCCCAGCGTAATCCAGGACATTATCGCGCAAATCGGCGAGCTTCGCGCCACCCAGGGCAAGATCAAGAAGTGGACCAGCGAGTCGGCTTACGAGTCGGTGAAACTGGCGTTGAATGACGTAAAGAAATGTTTGAAATCGGCCGCTCCACTCGAAATCGACCCCGAACTCGAATCGCGCGCTGCCGAAATCGCCGCGGCAGTCGCGCACGTGTATACGAAGACGGCGGAAGCGCTGCGCGAGACCAAACGCGAGCGAAACGTCCTTGATTTTGACGATCTCATCGCGATCGCGGCGGAGGTCCTGCGCGACACGTCGAAAGGCGAAGACTCCGTTTGCGCGCGGACCGCGCGCGGACTGCGGCACATCCTTATTGACGAGTTCCAGGACACCGACAGCGTTCAATACGAGATTGCGCAACTTCTGTCTCAATCCCCAAATGGTCCCGATTTGTTTATCGTTGGCGACGCGAAGCAGTCCATCTATTACTTTCGGGGAGCGGAGGTTGGCGTGTTTCGCCAGGTGCGGCGCGATGTGCGCGCGCCGCTCCCGATGCTCGGAAACTTCCGCACGGCGCCGCCCGTTCTTCGCTTTATCAATTCGTTTTTTGCCGCTTCCGACCTGCTCGCGATGGTCGAGTCGCCGTTCAACCCCCTGGACGCACGCCGTGAATCCGAGGGTGCGGCGCGCATCGAATTCCTCATTCCCCCTGCGAAATCCGAAAAAACGGGGATAGAAATGTATCGCAATGAAGAGGCGCGCATGATCGCCGCGAGTCTCGGTGCGATTGCGGAAGGCGGCATTCACGTCATGGACAGCGCAACGAACCAACTTCGTCCGGCGCGGTTCGGTGATGCCGCAATCCTGTTGCGCTCGCTCAGCAACGTCCACCTGTACGAGCGCGCGCTGCGGGAAGCGGGCGTCCCGTATACCCTGATTGCCGGCCACGGGTTCTACGAGCGCCAGGAAGTGATCGACTTCCGAAACCTGCTCGCGCTACTCGTCGATCCCTGCGACGAACTTGCGCTCGCCGCGTTTTTGCGCGGGCCAATCGTCGGCCTTTCGGACAACGCCCTTGTCGAACTCGCCGGCGGCATAGGCGCCCCGCGCGGCGTGCTTCACGGGTTCGCGACGGACACGTCCCTATCAGATGCGACGCAGTTTGCGCGCCTGATTTACGCCCGCGATCTGATCCGAAAACTTCGCTGCGAACGCGATCGGCCACTTACCGAGTTTGTCCAACTGGCCTTTACGCAAATCGGATTGGAAGGCGTCCTGCTGCGTCAGTTCATGGGCCGGCAGCGCGTCGGCAACCTGCGCAAGATCGCCGCCCTCGCGGAAACCTTCTCGGGCGCGCACCCGCCCAGCTTGCGCGCGTTCGTGCGGTATCTCGACGATATGGCGGCACGCGAAATCCGTGAAGGCGAAGCCGCGCCGAATGTGGATGATCAACACAGCGTCACTGTCATGACGATTCACAAAGCAAAGGGCCTCGAGTTCCCCATCGTCTACGTGGCCGATCTCGGCCGTGAACCCAAAGGAGGCCGGACCAAGACTGTCGCGTTGCACAAGGACATCGGATTCGCCGCGCGCGTCATCGGACCGGAAGGCACATTCGCTGCGCCGGCAATCCACAATGGCATTTGCAGGATTCGCAGCGACGAAGAGATGGCGGAGGAAGCGCGGTTGCTTTATGTAGCGATGACACGCGCCAGGGATCACATGTTTCTTTGTGGCAAGCCCGAAGACGCCGGCGGAAAGTCGTGGATGGCCGCGTTCGACGAACAGTATGGCGTGTGCGCGATGAGCGATGGGGAACTCATTTCGGGAGACAATTGGCAGGCGACCGTGCGCCGGGAGTTACCGCCGCGTCCGAATATTGTCATGGCGGCAACCGAGACAAGACACGCCAATATTGAACGCATTCGAAAACGCATTGCGCCCGTGCCCGAAGTCGCGACGCCGCGAACGGCCGTAGCCGCAACCGAACTGGTGAAGGCAATGCACGGCCGTGTCGCTGCGGCGCAGGAAGGCGCAGACCAGGCGCGGGTGCCCGTCTCCTCGCGCGAACGCGGCACGCTGCTACACGCGTTCCTCGAACGCTGGGATTTTCGGAGCGATCCGCAATCCGCGATCGAGTCCGTCCTCCGGCGCGAATCGCTGAGTGACGACGCCGCGCGGGAAATCACCCACTACATAGCCCGCGTTGTTGCACTGCTGGGCCAAAGCGAGATCGGCCGGCGTATCGCCGATGCAACGCGCGTCGAACGGGAGTTGCCGTTCCTGCTGCGAATCGACGCATACCTTGTGCGCGGCACGTTGGACGTGCTGGTCGACGGCGCGACGATTGTCGATTACAAGACGGGTGTTCCGTCGGAAAACGAACTTGCGCTGTATGAAGCGCAGCTCCAGCTCTACGCCGCGGCGCTTCGAGAATTGACCGGTACTCAGCCGGAGAAAGCCTTGCTCGCGCTCGTCGATGTTGAAGGCGATATCGTTCGCGCGGTGGATGTGTCGCCCCCTGCGATCGATCGGGTGCTGGAATCGGCCCGAAAGACGCTGCCGGCACTGAGTGCATCATGCGCGCCGGGCTGA
- a CDS encoding PD-(D/E)XK nuclease family protein: protein MARVFVFAGGARSPRDREIDTLAVEHWGRSILVVPTRHEANERAARIIQSHALPGGWGASVVSFEDFVLALLREAGIYPHEMDEVERRMLVSSVLDRLHANGALNELGDAARSPGFANHVLRAIAKLKQAAIDPATFRQFVAARSRTSWIDPIVASIYEAYQSTLHQSDAYDRVGVYWRAHVLLCEGKPSLFDRADCVLFDGFDDFTPSEFRVIERVASYVDVLAIGLVCSSEATSQSDLYAIPLATLNIVKKAFPEADVRSLSEPVPRTRVEYVTTHLFWRDQPQPPRGIAEDLLLHPCHDRMHECEWIGREIKSIIVEQNVAPATIAVLFRRVEDVAPRLRLVFNEFGIPATFHAPLTLLDTTLARFLLQLLEVSPEWEREAVLDVITSRWSCVDDGHAGAFGYLARMAGVIDGKTEWMSCLARFQAWLSDGAGETHDAILRRVPDAMAAVRALSDQRIALERRLQDFPAEASRTRYCDAMLKCIAALRPERALETFEPEVRRLEESALHAATAVLRRMRRWGHALDNDTMLTLSQFRTELRDAFAASALEQERTISGVQVMSADSARYRAYDYLFLGGMNEGEFPAPPAADAIYSDEDWSEFARAGARVEMRSRQMEREMLLFHHVLGRARSRVYLSWSLSGHDGRPLAQSPFIEDVKGLVDPVATPSAQSTSFLPAFETAASAHDLRNVPHASREVEVALPDVFGCMAAGLEVESQRNSRAAFDPYDAILTDSALLDQLLQIYGQDHVFSAAQLEAYAECPFQFYLQRILRVEPVEAPDEEFDPRTRGRILHEALQVFHESYRGVPVSAIPVKQGRDTMVRICNEVFDRHVKGEVTAPRGVVRTERARMESQLLRYFDFAREEEVAWKPSNFEVGFGRAHALSADPLSRPEPFALDTNIGDVLLAGRIDRIDVMESRARIVDYKTRLNYEAKEVDEGVSLQLPLYAVALEHFLKTDTTCEEARLIQPGKRETREVLQRGKDKWPDREAAMRQGIARAVTGIRAGHFPPAPHNDRCRICALCRVCRYEEWRIERKSQTNDAAHD, encoded by the coding sequence ATGGCGCGCGTCTTCGTATTCGCCGGCGGCGCGCGTTCCCCGCGCGATCGCGAAATCGATACGCTCGCCGTGGAACATTGGGGGCGTTCGATCCTGGTCGTTCCTACCCGACACGAAGCGAACGAACGCGCCGCGCGCATCATTCAATCACACGCGCTCCCGGGCGGGTGGGGCGCATCCGTGGTGTCGTTCGAGGACTTCGTACTGGCGCTGCTGCGGGAAGCCGGAATCTATCCGCACGAAATGGACGAGGTGGAACGGCGGATGCTCGTTTCGTCGGTGCTGGATCGGCTCCATGCCAATGGCGCACTGAACGAACTCGGAGACGCTGCACGGTCTCCGGGATTCGCAAATCACGTTCTTCGCGCGATCGCCAAACTGAAACAGGCCGCCATCGATCCTGCCACATTCCGGCAATTCGTGGCAGCGCGCAGCCGTACATCGTGGATTGACCCGATCGTCGCGAGTATTTACGAGGCGTATCAGTCCACGCTCCATCAATCCGACGCCTATGATCGCGTCGGTGTGTATTGGCGCGCGCACGTTCTGCTCTGCGAAGGCAAACCCTCGTTGTTCGATCGCGCCGATTGTGTGCTGTTCGACGGCTTCGACGATTTCACGCCGTCGGAGTTTCGCGTGATCGAGCGCGTGGCATCGTATGTCGACGTGCTGGCGATCGGCCTGGTGTGCAGTTCCGAAGCAACATCCCAGAGTGACCTGTACGCAATACCGCTGGCGACGTTGAATATTGTTAAAAAAGCGTTTCCCGAGGCAGATGTGCGGTCGCTGTCCGAACCTGTGCCGCGCACGCGCGTCGAGTACGTGACGACGCACCTTTTCTGGCGGGACCAACCCCAGCCGCCGCGCGGCATCGCAGAAGACCTTTTGTTGCATCCCTGCCACGACCGCATGCACGAGTGCGAATGGATCGGGCGTGAAATCAAATCGATCATTGTCGAACAGAACGTGGCTCCTGCCACGATTGCGGTACTCTTCCGGCGCGTGGAGGACGTCGCGCCGCGGTTGCGTCTGGTGTTCAATGAATTTGGAATTCCCGCGACGTTTCATGCGCCACTGACGTTGTTGGACACCACCCTTGCGCGCTTTCTGCTGCAACTTCTTGAAGTGTCTCCCGAGTGGGAGCGTGAGGCTGTATTGGACGTCATCACGTCGCGCTGGTCGTGCGTTGACGACGGCCACGCGGGAGCCTTCGGTTACCTCGCGCGGATGGCGGGTGTGATCGATGGAAAGACAGAATGGATGTCCTGCCTGGCGCGATTCCAAGCATGGCTGAGCGACGGCGCCGGCGAAACGCACGACGCAATTCTTCGCCGTGTACCCGACGCAATGGCGGCCGTGCGCGCGCTGAGCGATCAACGTATCGCGCTCGAAAGACGGTTGCAAGACTTTCCGGCGGAAGCGTCGCGTACCCGGTACTGCGACGCCATGCTGAAATGCATTGCCGCGCTGCGCCCGGAACGGGCACTGGAAACGTTTGAACCCGAAGTGAGGCGACTAGAGGAAAGCGCACTGCACGCCGCCACTGCTGTGCTTCGAAGGATGCGCAGATGGGGACATGCACTCGACAATGACACAATGCTCACGCTGTCACAATTTCGCACGGAATTGCGGGACGCCTTTGCAGCTAGCGCGCTTGAACAGGAAAGGACTATCTCGGGTGTCCAGGTCATGTCCGCCGATTCGGCGCGTTACCGCGCGTACGATTACCTCTTCCTGGGCGGAATGAACGAGGGCGAGTTTCCCGCGCCGCCGGCCGCAGACGCCATCTATAGCGACGAAGACTGGTCGGAATTCGCGCGCGCGGGCGCCCGCGTCGAGATGCGGAGCCGCCAAATGGAACGCGAGATGCTCCTGTTTCACCACGTGCTGGGCCGCGCACGGTCGCGTGTCTACTTGTCATGGAGCCTTTCGGGACACGACGGCCGACCGCTTGCGCAGAGCCCATTCATTGAAGACGTAAAAGGGCTCGTCGATCCGGTCGCCACACCAAGCGCGCAGTCGACGTCATTCCTTCCCGCATTCGAAACGGCGGCGTCCGCGCACGATTTGCGCAACGTTCCGCATGCTTCGCGCGAGGTTGAAGTCGCCTTGCCCGACGTGTTCGGCTGCATGGCCGCGGGCCTCGAGGTCGAATCGCAGCGTAATAGCCGCGCCGCATTTGATCCGTACGATGCGATACTGACGGATTCCGCGTTGCTCGATCAGCTACTGCAAATCTACGGGCAGGACCACGTGTTCAGCGCGGCACAGCTTGAGGCGTATGCGGAGTGCCCGTTCCAGTTCTATCTCCAGCGCATACTCCGCGTCGAGCCGGTTGAGGCGCCGGATGAAGAGTTCGATCCGCGCACGCGTGGACGCATTCTTCACGAGGCGCTGCAGGTATTTCACGAGTCGTATCGCGGTGTGCCGGTCTCTGCCATCCCTGTCAAACAGGGACGCGACACAATGGTGCGCATCTGCAACGAAGTCTTTGATCGGCACGTCAAAGGTGAGGTAACCGCGCCGCGCGGTGTCGTGCGCACCGAGCGCGCCCGCATGGAATCGCAACTGCTGCGGTATTTCGATTTCGCGCGCGAAGAGGAAGTAGCTTGGAAACCCAGCAATTTCGAAGTCGGCTTCGGCCGTGCGCATGCGTTATCCGCCGATCCGCTTTCCCGCCCGGAACCCTTCGCGCTCGATACGAATATTGGCGATGTGCTGCTGGCCGGCCGAATCGATCGCATTGACGTCATGGAAAGCCGCGCGCGCATCGTTGACTACAAAACCAGGCTGAATTACGAGGCCAAAGAAGTGGACGAAGGCGTCAGCCTCCAATTGCCGTTGTATGCCGTTGCACTGGAACATTTTCTCAAGACAGATACGACCTGCGAAGAAGCACGATTGATCCAACCCGGGAAGCGGGAGACTAGGGAAGTCTTGCAACGTGGCAAGGACAAATGGCCGGACCGCGAAGCGGCGATGAGGCAGGGGATCGCGCGCGCCGTCACTGGAATTCGCGCGGGACATTTTCCGCCCGCTCCGCACAACGATCGGTGCCGGATTTGCGCACTGTGCCGCGTGTGCCGGTACGAAGAATGGCGCATCGAGCGAAAGTCACAGACGAATGACGCAGCTCACGACTGA
- a CDS encoding DEAD/DEAH box helicase: MASNEDKPLIVQSDRSILLETDGPRFEDARDGIAAFAELVKSPEHIHTYRITPLSLWNAAASGMTADEIVDRLKQFSRYEVPDNVIVDVRDNVSRYGRLKLFKKEAGGDLVLYSEDSLLILQLLGQKSLQPYVQGSPDGHHIFVSPADRGNVKSALIKLGFPVEDLAGYVEGAPLEIELRETSAAGKPFGLRKYQRESVDAFYLNGSNQGGSGVVVLPCGAGKTCVAIGAIAKLKTQTLVLTTNTVALRQWKNELLDKTTIAEDKIGEYSGDSKEIRPVTLATYQVLTYRKAKDSPFVHFSLFDEGNWGLIVYDEVHLLPAPVFRATAALQARRRLGLTATLVREDAREDEVFSLIGPKKYDVPWKVLEKQGWIAQALCTEVRVPLPTDERYRYAIADKRGKFRIASTNPVKISVCEQLVKKHRNDNVLVIGQYLDQLKVLSKHFDAPIITGQTANKKREELYTAFRAGVCKLLIVSKVANFAIDLPDANIAIQVSGTFGSRQEEAQRLGRILRPKSDGTIAHFYSLVSRDTCDQDYSVKRQLFLTEQGYRYEIKNADELEPPAAPAATGSA, translated from the coding sequence ATGGCGTCCAACGAAGACAAGCCCCTTATCGTGCAGTCCGACCGCTCCATTTTGTTGGAGACGGACGGCCCACGATTTGAAGACGCCCGCGACGGCATCGCTGCGTTTGCGGAGCTGGTAAAGTCGCCCGAGCACATCCATACCTACCGGATCACGCCGCTCTCGCTATGGAACGCCGCGGCATCCGGCATGACCGCGGACGAGATCGTGGATCGGCTCAAGCAGTTCAGCCGCTACGAAGTCCCCGACAACGTCATCGTCGACGTGCGCGACAACGTGTCGCGCTACGGTCGATTGAAGCTCTTCAAGAAGGAAGCCGGCGGAGACCTCGTACTGTATTCGGAGGACTCCCTGCTCATTCTTCAATTGCTGGGCCAGAAATCGCTCCAGCCCTATGTACAGGGGTCGCCCGACGGCCACCACATCTTCGTCAGCCCCGCTGATAGGGGAAACGTCAAGAGCGCGCTGATCAAGCTCGGCTTTCCCGTCGAGGACCTCGCAGGCTACGTGGAAGGCGCACCGCTCGAAATTGAACTGCGCGAGACTTCCGCCGCCGGCAAACCGTTCGGCTTGCGCAAGTACCAGCGTGAAAGCGTGGATGCGTTCTATCTAAACGGATCGAACCAGGGCGGCAGCGGCGTTGTAGTGCTACCCTGCGGAGCGGGCAAAACTTGCGTTGCCATCGGCGCCATCGCGAAGTTGAAGACGCAGACGCTTGTCCTCACGACGAACACCGTCGCCCTGCGCCAGTGGAAGAACGAACTGCTCGACAAGACCACGATTGCCGAAGACAAGATCGGCGAATACAGCGGCGACTCGAAAGAGATTCGCCCGGTTACACTCGCGACCTATCAAGTTCTCACCTATCGCAAGGCGAAGGACAGTCCCTTCGTGCATTTCAGCCTGTTCGACGAAGGCAACTGGGGCCTCATCGTGTACGACGAGGTGCATCTCCTGCCCGCGCCGGTGTTCCGCGCGACGGCTGCGCTGCAGGCGCGCCGGCGCCTGGGCCTCACCGCCACCCTCGTGCGCGAGGACGCCCGCGAAGACGAGGTTTTCAGCCTGATCGGTCCCAAGAAATACGACGTGCCGTGGAAGGTGCTCGAGAAGCAGGGTTGGATTGCGCAGGCGCTCTGCACGGAAGTGCGCGTTCCACTGCCGACCGACGAGCGCTACCGATACGCAATCGCGGACAAACGCGGCAAGTTCCGAATCGCCTCGACAAACCCGGTGAAGATTTCGGTCTGCGAGCAGTTGGTCAAGAAGCACAGGAACGACAATGTACTCGTCATTGGCCAATACCTCGATCAGCTCAAGGTATTGTCGAAGCATTTTGACGCGCCGATCATAACGGGCCAAACGGCGAACAAAAAGCGCGAGGAGTTGTACACCGCGTTCCGCGCCGGCGTGTGCAAACTCCTCATCGTCTCCAAAGTCGCGAACTTCGCGATCGACCTTCCGGACGCGAACATCGCGATTCAGGTCTCCGGCACGTTCGGCTCGCGGCAGGAGGAGGCGCAGCGCCTTGGCCGCATTCTGCGGCCGAAGAGCGACGGCACGATCGCGCATTTCTACTCGCTGGTGTCGCGCGATACCTGCGATCAGGACTACAGCGTGAAACGCCAGTTGTTTCTCACCGAACAAGGATACCGGTACGAGATCAAGAACGCGGACGAACTCGAACCACCGGCGGCCCCCGCCGCAACCGGGAGCGCGTAA
- a CDS encoding sulfatase-like hydrolase/transferase — translation MNTITRRQFIRATCAAGAATFLPQISEAKTKRPNIVFICTDDQAPWALRYSGDNTAVTPNLDTLFAQGAYLPNFFVTTPVCSPSRASTMTSRYGTEVGITDWIRTGQASGIDESETGIESKFPIWPEVLQQAGFDTALIGKWHLGVLERHHPTKHGYRYFAGFRAGGVKPVDAELEVDGKVSTYPGIADDNLTDFAVNYLKSRDAAQPFLLNVHYRWPHAPWQPLPEGDWAPFKGKTLPVPNPDYPDLDTEKLQTSMQEYLSACNGVDRNIGRVLSALDERGLADNTIVIFTSDNGYNMGHNGIWHKGNGRWILKSTRGLDGDDPRANRPNMYDNSLRVPTAVRWPGVTKPGARIEQTVSILDWFPTICEMARADMPRGMVHYGRDFTPLLRGKTPRWDNDLYGEYSQHHYVKTHLRMYRTPEWKLIRDFLRPGMDELYHLAEDPAENRNLINDSAHKETFEKLNARLLAKMKSLNDPVLNS, via the coding sequence ATGAACACGATTACCAGGCGGCAATTCATACGCGCGACGTGCGCGGCGGGCGCGGCGACGTTTTTACCGCAAATCTCCGAGGCCAAGACGAAACGTCCCAACATCGTGTTTATCTGCACGGACGACCAGGCGCCGTGGGCACTGCGGTATAGCGGCGACAACACGGCCGTCACGCCAAACCTCGACACGCTATTCGCCCAGGGCGCGTACCTACCCAACTTCTTCGTAACCACGCCGGTCTGTTCCCCGTCGCGCGCGAGCACCATGACCAGCCGTTACGGCACCGAAGTTGGAATCACCGACTGGATTCGCACGGGGCAGGCGAGCGGCATCGACGAATCGGAAACGGGAATCGAATCGAAGTTCCCCATTTGGCCGGAGGTCTTGCAGCAAGCCGGCTTTGACACCGCGCTCATTGGCAAGTGGCACCTCGGCGTGCTCGAACGCCACCACCCAACGAAACACGGCTACCGCTACTTCGCGGGGTTTCGCGCCGGCGGCGTGAAACCCGTCGATGCCGAACTCGAGGTGGACGGCAAAGTCTCCACGTACCCCGGCATTGCCGACGACAATCTCACGGATTTCGCCGTGAACTATCTGAAATCACGCGATGCCGCACAACCGTTCCTGCTTAACGTCCATTACCGCTGGCCGCACGCGCCGTGGCAGCCCCTCCCCGAAGGCGATTGGGCGCCGTTCAAGGGCAAGACACTTCCAGTTCCCAATCCGGACTATCCGGACCTCGATACGGAAAAACTTCAGACTTCGATGCAGGAATACCTGTCCGCGTGCAATGGCGTCGACCGAAACATCGGCCGCGTGCTTTCTGCGCTTGACGAACGCGGATTAGCCGACAATACCATCGTCATCTTCACCAGCGACAACGGCTACAACATGGGCCACAACGGCATCTGGCACAAGGGCAACGGCCGCTGGATTCTTAAGTCCACGCGGGGTCTTGATGGCGACGATCCGCGCGCGAACCGGCCGAATATGTACGACAATTCCCTTCGCGTTCCTACCGCCGTGCGGTGGCCCGGCGTAACGAAGCCTGGCGCGCGCATCGAGCAGACCGTTTCGATTCTCGATTGGTTCCCGACGATCTGCGAGATGGCCCGCGCGGACATGCCGCGTGGGATGGTCCACTACGGGCGCGACTTTACGCCGCTACTGCGCGGGAAGACGCCCCGCTGGGACAACGACCTCTACGGCGAGTACAGCCAGCACCACTATGTGAAAACGCACCTGCGCATGTACCGCACACCGGAATGGAAGCTTATCCGCGACTTTCTACGCCCCGGCATGGACGAACTTTATCATCTCGCCGAGGACCCCGCCGAAAACCGTAACCTCATCAACGATTCCGCACACAAGGAAACCTTCGAAAAGCTCAATGCTCGGCTACTCGCAAAAATGAAGTCGCTGAACGACCCCGTGCTGAACTCATAA